One Pseudorasbora parva isolate DD20220531a chromosome 8, ASM2467924v1, whole genome shotgun sequence DNA window includes the following coding sequences:
- the LOC137084505 gene encoding chymotrypsin-like protease CTRL-1 gives MIFTITCFALVASALGCGVPAIRPQTIGSKIVNGQNAISGSWPWQVSLQLPNGFHFCSGSLINQNWVLTAAYCSVVVGYHRVVLGEHDRGSNVEPIQVKLVSKVITHPLFSSRTANNDIALLKLSSPVVFTPRISPVCLAPSTINILPGTRCFTTGWGATSTTMSPLILQQTGLPIISTSVCRLVWGQNSITDNMICAGASGSSSCMGDSGGPLVCERSGVWTLVGSVSWGISNCDTRFPVVYARISTQRSWIDKTIASN, from the exons ATGATCTTCACCATCACCTGCTTTGCCTTGGTGGCCTCTGCTCTGG GTTGTGGAGTGCCTGCGATTAGGCCACAGACGATTGGCAGCAAGATTGTGAACGGACAGAATGCCATCTCTGGTTCTTGGCCCTGGCAGGTCTCTCTCCAG CTTCCCAACGGATTCCACTTCTGCAGTGGATCCCTGATCAACCAGAACTGGGTTCTCACTGCTGCTTACTGCAGTGTTGT AGTCGGCTATCACCGTGTTGTTCTTGGAGAACATGATCGTGGCTCCAATGTTGAACCCATCCAGGTCAAACTGGTTTCCAAG GTCATCACCCATCCACTCTTTAGCAGCAGGACTGCCAACAATGACATTGCATTGCTGAAACTTTCATCTCCAGTTGTCTTCACTCCCCGTATCTCTCCTGTGTGTCTGGCTCCTTCAACCATCAACATCCTGCCTGGAACCCGCTGCTTCACCACTGGATGGGGCGCAACTTCCACCACAA TGAGTCCTCTAATCCTGCAGCAGACAGGTCTGCCCATCATTAGTACTTCTGTGTGCAGACTGGTCTGGGGTCAGAACTCAATCACTGATAACATGATCTGTGCTGGAGCCTCTGGATCCTCATCTTGCATG GGTGATTCTGGTGGTCCTCTGGTGTGTGAGAGGTCAGGGGTCTGGACTCTGGTGGGGTCTGTGTCCTGGGGCATCAGCAATTGTGACACTCGTTTCCCAGTAGTCTACGCTCGTATCTCCACACAGCGCTCCTGGATCGACAAGACTATTGCTTCTAACTAG
- the LOC137085089 gene encoding chymotrypsin-like protease CTRL-1 yields the protein MIFTITCFALVASALGCGVPAIRPQTIGSKIVNGQNAISGSWPWQVSLQLPNGFHFCGGSLINQNWVLTAAYCGVVVGYHRVVLGEHDRGSNVEPIQVKLVSRVITHPLFSSRTANNDIALLKLSSPVVFTPRISPVCLAPSTINILPGTRCFTTGWGATSTTMSPLILQQTGLPIISTSVCRLVWGQNSITDNMICAGASGSSSCMGDSGGPLVCERSGVWTLVGSVSWGISNCDTRFPVVYARISPQRSWIDKTIASN from the exons ATGATCTTCACCATCACCTGCTTTGCCCTGGTGGCCTCTGCTCTGG GTTGTGGAGTGCCTGCGATTAGGCCACAGACGATTGGCAGCAAAATTGTGAACGGACAGAATGCCATCTCTGGTTCTTGGCCCTGGCAGGTCTCTCTCCAG CTTCCCAACGGATTCCACTTCTGCGGTGGATCCCTGATCAACCAGAACTGGGTTCTCACTGCTGCTTACTGCGGTGTTGT AGTCGGCTATCACCGTGTTGTTCTTGGAGAACATGATCGTGGCTCCAATGTTGAACCAATCCAGGTCAAACTGGTTTCCAGG GTCATCACCCATCCACTCTTTAGCAGCAGGACTGCCAACAATGACATTGCGTTGCTGAAACTTTCATCTCCAGTTGTCTTCACTCCCCGTATCTCTCCTGTGTGTCTGGCTCCTTCAACCATCAACATCCTGCCTGGAACCCGCTGCTTCACCACTGGATGGGGCGCAACTTCCACTACAA TGAGTCCTCTAATCCTGCAGCAGACAGGTCTGCCCATCATTAGTACTTCTGTGTGCAGACTGGTCTGGGGTCAGAACTCAATCACTGATAACATGATCTGTGCTGGAGCCTCTGGATCCTCATCTTGCATG GGTGATTCTGGTGGTCCTCTGGTGTGTGAGAGGTCAGGGGTCTGGACTCTGGTGGGGTCTGTGTCCTGGGGCATCAGCAATTGTGACACTCGTTTCCCAGTAGTCTACGCTCGTATCTCCCCACAGCGCTCCTGGATCGACAAGACTATTGCTTCTAACTAG